A genome region from Candidatus Cloacimonadota bacterium includes the following:
- a CDS encoding TetR/AcrR family transcriptional regulator gives ENLIIEAAEKLFLESGFENTKMEDIAAQADYTKPTLYKYFTCKEEILLAVYMRGWNRSFELIKKAADSKEKGYDKLLAAAKSYNNFFSKNSIYFSLLKYVHDKGIKLCDSNHKREQDLENESKKKLKLFTEIIKKGIEDKSISPEIEPKIAVNYFLNNLYINMHTKHNKKVVSKDFLRKATKMMMRVFK, from the coding sequence GGAAAATCTGATCATAGAAGCCGCCGAAAAACTCTTTCTCGAAAGTGGATTTGAAAACACCAAAATGGAAGATATTGCAGCCCAAGCAGATTACACAAAACCAACTCTATACAAGTATTTTACCTGCAAGGAAGAAATCCTGTTAGCAGTTTATATGAGAGGCTGGAATCGCAGTTTTGAGTTAATCAAAAAGGCAGCAGATTCCAAAGAAAAAGGATATGATAAACTACTGGCTGCTGCGAAATCCTACAATAACTTTTTCAGCAAGAATTCCATCTATTTTTCACTTTTAAAATATGTCCACGATAAAGGTATAAAACTTTGTGATTCCAATCATAAAAGAGAACAGGATTTAGAAAATGAAAGTAAGAAAAAATTAAAACTTTTTACAGAAATCATTAAGAAAGGAATCGAAGATAAAAGCATTTCTCCTGAGATAGAACCAAAAATTGCAGTTAATTATTTTTTAAATAATCTCTACATTAATATGCACACGAAACACAACAAAAAAGTGGTTTCCAAAGATTTCCTGCGCAAAGCAACCAAAATGATGATGCGAGTTTTCAAGTAA